TGATGTGGGGATGTCATTACCAACACTTTGCAGCATGTTATTCAGTCCTCATCAATCATCTCAGCAGCATGACAAACAAGGCTTTTATTAAAATTCTGAATAGATTTTATACGTATTAGCCTATAATCCACAAAAAGAGCGTTccttttataatcactaaaaagcgATCTCATGAAGTTCTGTTATAACcaatgaagctctctacacttaaaaataaatctcttaTTTATCATACATCATGTCTGCCAAAATTCTGTATATTGTAATCATGATCACAACTTGTAATAATTAAgtagctcattgtttctgcctaaaattattacattagctaacatgatttctattatcttaattttaatctaaCTTCTGAAATGGACATTACTttcagtcacctctgataacagatcactttaaattgtaatgtaggcacatgcattttctgtaaagctgctttgaaacaatatacaTTGTGacaagcactatacaaataaatgtgaattaagTTGAAATACATATCGTGAACACACAGAACTCAATTCTGAACAAAAACTTGCTTTTCAAGGGGTGAGTGGATTCTAACTTAaacatctgattggccattgcgttcaagaAAGCAATAGATATGTCTGTGATGGCTACTGAGCTCAGTGCTGCAAAACGCACTGTAAACAGAAACCTTTAATGCTCTCCAAAGCTCAAACACAAATATGTACTGAAGCATTTGCCAAAAAAGTTTTGCCATCAATGGCCCCCCTGATTCCCCAGGGCCCTAAGCAGCCGCTTATCTCACTTATTGGTAAAGTCTAGCCTATAATGCTCATAAATTGGCCAAATCATGTTAATATTTAAATCTAATGATTTACACAACTTTCTGTGAGGGTTAGGTGTCAGGTTAGGACATGATATCACTGTTCTCACTAATATAGTGCAACAAACCTGTATGTATTGTTTAGACTTGCTTTGTGAGGACTAACGGTCTTCATAATGTAGTGTCTCTACCACTACATTATGAGCTGTCTTCATAAATCAAATGgcaaaataaacatacaatgttttattaaaatataaaatggccAAAAGTGTTCTGTGAGACTTGTGTTTAGAGGTTAAGGGATAGAAATATGAGCTTAGTATACAAAATAATTACGCCTGTAGAAAGTGTTCATAATGACAGATGTGCCAGCATGTGTGTGAACATCCACATTTGTGTAGATTTCCAGACACTgtagatttctttttttgtaaaccTTTTCTCTGAAATTTGTCACCCTAGCCTTTGCAAAAGTTTTCCAACAGttagtaaatattatttaaaggggtcatgacatgagaaatcaaattttccttgagcttttgacatataagaggtcatcatactataagaatatcctgtaagttttagagctgaaaacttccttgttagtccaataaaagctttaattgacaccagacccagaAAACGACAGGATTTACAAAGTGGGGATCTATGACGTCAAAGGGCAGCAAGCACCTCCTCTGCAGAATaagatcaacgcctacttcatcccTGCCTGTATAGCCCCGCCCACCGAATCGCACATAAGTAACGTGTGGTGCTAAACCAGATCGAGCTACCAAGCAAAAAACATGCCGTTGAGGattacaaaataacatgtaagtaactgtgttaattctaatgcctgatctgatatgtaatgattcatgtacagtcagatgttctttgtctgtgtgtcagtaaatcaaaccagtgactaaacgtcAACTTGTGTtatttctcttagtaggatgaaaataatctgttatttaacgGTGATCAAATTACATAAAAGAAAGCTCAAAGAAAGCCCCCTTTGTAATCGTTGGAGCAGcgcaaaactcccgttttattcaacaaatctttTAGTTAtatcgcgtttgcactgttagtgtacagaaattgagttgcaatgacgagatcactgctttcatgcgctcaacattgtctgtgatcggctgcaatgttcatctctgcaacctttcatgccacgatctaaatataatgcaacacttttcatgattagttaaccttagagctgtaattgtaaaaacacgctaaaagagagagtaatacttggaTATTTagatatgcaaagatgttagccaatcacagcagtgggcgtttacactgaagtctcacagcagacacgccccttaaaacggAGCGTTCAAACCagaggctaaaatcagggtaggaaaaatgccttttattcatgaattatgacaattttggatgaaaaaagcatactaacattataagtgcaccccaggaaacataaaacaataaaccaacgcagttcatgacccctttaacttaATAcctcataatatatatttaaaaatagcctGTATGATCAAATTCTCATTACCGAAACAGAAGTTCTCTCTACCGCAACTGGCCTTAAATTGTTGCGGTAAGTGAGAATGAATGAGGTACCTtagcatattttattaaattcagaGAAGCCATGATGATGATTGAGCCTACTTTTATTCAATGTacataattaaacattaatgaaGTACATTTTTCACAGAAAATTGTTAATTTAAAGTTTTTCTAAATGAGGAAAATTTCCTGTTACGGTAATGATAATCAAAATGTTGTGTACATGGTCTGAGAATTTAACTTTTAACTGGATAAATATAAAGAGATCTGCCTACTTGGTAGCCATCTTTGAGGTTCTAGCACGTGTTGCTTAATTcaaaatcaagatttttttttaaattgcgtgtgtgtgtgtgtgtgtgtgtgtgtgtgtgtgtgtataaagaGACCTTAAATGTTGCAGAGGATGAGAACATCAGTCATGGACACTTCATTTTTCCActattttcattataattatatattatacattcatattttttctgtcatttgaaaACATCTATTAGAACATccgtatataattttttttttttttagaatattttcagttttttctgtttaaattagAACACAACATACATTCAGACATACCTGGATGCACTGTGGTAATGAGAATTTCAGctgaaaatatagtaaaatttaaaaattgaatttacTCTTTGTTCAGTGTAGAGAACAATATTGTCTTTATtatgatgtttttatatattactaaaatgcatgtttaatatttaacatcattagtgccgtgGTGTTTTAATGGTTTCGTGAGAATGACCCATGAAGTAAAACattgttaaacattaaaatagaatcAAATTGATACAAGAATATTAAGAAGCTTTTCCTCTTAATATTGAAGTTTGTTTAATATTAACAATGCCATATACATAGGAATACATAGTGCataattttttcccccatatgCATTTACATTAACCTCATTATCTTAATGTCCAGTATTCTGGACAAATTTGTTTCAGACTTGCCAAAAAGGCAACAATTATGCTGTCAAGTCAAAATCTGGGTGTTTCTACACAACTCTTCTGTCCACTGCTCATTTGTGGGAATTTCAAACACAAAAGTCTAGTAATGGAACTAATTTACAGTGTACTTAATACACAAGTTGTGTGTAAACAATTACACCACCgttcaaacatttggggtcagtaagatttttttaatggtttttgaaataagtctcttctgctcaacaagcatttatttgatcaaaaatacagtaaaaacctaaatattgtgaaatattgttacaagttaaaataactgttttctattataaAACAGTATTCTATTTTCCATTTGCACATGTTTTTaagccaatttaaacattcaagcgcaAAAGATAACTCACACGCACTGTGTGAGAAGTTTTATGTGCACCCACATCCGAAGCGTGCACCCACAAAGCCACGTCTGACAGCACGCGAACactgaattgagctctttcacgtcttgcgcttgaacggacaatttcacacaaaataatgtcaaaatggccatcttggcaagtatcctagtaaaaatagttggttatgtcttaagtgaatgtaaacagttgagaaagtaaACGCGTGTGTAAAGGTTGACTGGATCCGTGCATCGTCTGAAAGTGAcaacagcctaatattcctgctgctgtctgtgtttttaatgctaatcaaacagattcactgcaaaaaaaaaaaaaaaaaaaaaaaaaaatcactcactgctcttgactgaataactttaaagCCTCGGTTATACTCCATTTCGGACGTGTACACGGACAGCTGCAGACAGCACGGACTACTCGTATTTATACTATTGAAAGTGTATGCTGGGGTCAGCTCAGCTGACGTGTTCCACACATGAACAGTAGATTGGCTTGAACAGTAAACAAACATGGATTATAgcactttattattattgcacatcTGGCTgtctttatattgttttaacGACGAATTGTGGAGGTGCGGGTAGCGACGGACTTCTTCAcacagttgttgtttttccagCGCATGCACAGTTGGTGCTTTTGTAGCCTAGTGGGAGGCACGCAGATGTCCGCAAAGAGCCTCCGCGTACACCCTCCGATGACAATTTTTACGTCACGCAGACCCTAGCGGACCCAGGCGGACAGTATAACACTAGCttaattaatcaatatttaatttatacagtgaagactatgcagtgccattatacatttaattactttattcaatttctgtacctaatCTACATCAAACTACTGTTAGCTCTACCTGAAAAAGCAGTTTATTTAATTGACAtcttttttattgtgtttatttgtgctattacttgtagtttgattatttgaccttattttattacagaatGTTTACTTGACTTTAATAGTGtttgaaatgtatatattatgttcgttttttaaattgcaatgttcttgcattccatgtaaaaagtctggtgagcaaaataaaaaaattactagcCAATGGCAACTCGAGCTTTAATGTGTCCGTAGAGGGGTGTTTAGGTATAAAATTGCAGGTACTTTTGACATCTTTAGCATGTGTAAACAAAAGCTTTTGCTTATGATTAAAACATTTGCTTATGATGTTGCATCCATACCAATCCATGTCATAAAAGCCCTGGAGCATGTGTGCACCTTTATCTACCCAAATAAAAGCACATTGCTGTTAATTTTACATCGGCAGTGAaagaatatattgtaaatattcaaCAAATCAGCCATAAAAACCAACTAAACCAAAACACCCTGTCTAAACTGTGACATAGTGAAGAATCTTGTGCATATTTAGGAGCAAAAACTCTCAATTTATCTGGTAAAAGCATTGTCTATCAGATTTGATGTGGTAGGAGGAGCCTATTCCCATGATAACTTTTCAAAACATGGACCATCTGATGAGCTTCTCATCAGCTCAAGTTGAGGATCTGCTTTTTTAAGCAATTTCTTAAACAGAGATTCAGGTTTCAAATTTTGCATGCTCACTCACTACTTGCCCTAAATCAGTAGGGAAAAGGGGGGGATATGTCATCCAAATTTGAAAACAGCTGCAGCTTATACGGAATGTAATCAGCCATGAGCCAAGAAAGTGTACTGGGAAAACCAGACTATATAAGGACATGTAGACAGCATCTAATCCTTATCAATGAGAGTTGGACATTGAGAATAATACACACTGCCATGCAAAGACGTGCTCGGGGTGACGCAAATGTTCTTAAATGTGGGCAAAACTGGTATTTGCATGATGGATGCTGATAGTCGAAAAGGGGTTTAGTGTTAAAGTCGTGTATGTCAGATTTCTTTCAACTTTAAAACAAGCTATTGTAGTCTGGAAAACCAAGACCTACAAAAGGTCAAGAAACACAGGAATGGGAGAAAGTTTCCACTTAAAGTGAAGCTCAAATGATGGACCATGCTATGGAACTTTAAAAGGATGTTTAAAATATTCGGCAGAGTCGACTAATCCATTAACCAACTAGACTAATGAGTTCAACTAGAgtgtttaattacattttcttctttctcttttaaACTTCAAATTGGATTAATTTAGAGGCGTAATTTGTTGCGCCGCGCATcctgaaagatttttttaaattatgtaccatgttaaaaagtttcaaaaaaaactttcaaaacaaATGTTGAGACCTTTGTGCTGCATCCAGCTATTGTGAACACAAGAATGTGTCCTAAGTAGGGGTGTGATGAGACACTTTGCTCACGAGATGAGAAGAGACACGAGATTGAGTTCATGAGACAGGGACTAGATTtttgcacagtatttttaagaaatcctcaataaCAATATTCATATTACAAATTCGTGATCGCACGTACTCTGTGTATATGGAGCAGTAGTGCTGAGAATGCATTCTacaaaataagacatttatcagacgcttaggctctgttgtgcaacgaatcctccgccatggtcttgtcagtcatctcaccttactctcgtcacatgatcagtgaactgtgattcctgctgcactgtgtgCGACTCTGCAGCTTGTGCTGGATGAGCAGAGCAGACGTTTACAATTGAAGCAAcagttatccaactgaattaaatggtttttatttctataaaaaaaaaaaaaaaaagcaaaacgacagtgtAATGTCAACGTAGCACTGGCATATTCTatgctaatttcaccctcacgctTCGTCACGGCAATATCgtgagacagcttttcaccttgACAAGAAATCTCGTCAAATTTTAATATCGCCACACCCGTCtaatctcgtcacacccctagtgAACAAACAAAAAGCGTCTGGTCTGTGCAACTAGATGATTGAAAatatgaggtaaaaaaaaaaaaaaaaaaaaaaaaaaaatttaccttTGGCTCTGTGAGACCATCAGCCTCCGAGACCTGGTAGGTGAGGTCCGTCTCTTCGAATCCCGTGGCACTCATCCGCTGGTCTGTTGAAGGGTCCGTACGGGGTGGAGAATCAGGGGAATTTAGGCAGGTCTGGATGAGGGCTTTACCCGTCTCACTGGTGATCATGGGCTGAAGTTTCCGTGTGGCAAATGTGTAGACGTGGCCCGTCTCACTGGCAACCAAGAGCAAAACTTGCGTTCCCGTTAAGGTGGACAGTTCGTAAGCCTGGAAATGTTGAGAAGAAAGCAAGATAACAATGAGACATTTTATTCTAGAGTGACGTTTCCTTCACCAGTGGACAATGATTGATAAGCACTGGCAAACTCATGTTTTGTAAGCTCAATGCTGATTGAACAGACAACAATGATGACAAACATCAAAAACGTGGTGAAGTTTATGCACCAATAAAATCCCAATGTGCTTCTGTAACGTAATTCAGCTTGAATTGGGATTCTTGTGGTTGTAAACCACGTGGTTTGATCTTTATACCCCTTAAAAGGGAATGAGGgaagaaaaaatgaaaagaaagacgAGAGGTGATGACAGTAGCCCAAGCAAAAGAGATAAAAGAACTGGTAAGAGGGGCAATTAACTGCAACTAATAAGTCACAATTAACAGACAGCCTATCACATGATCCCGAGGTCACCTGTGGCCTACTGCAGGTTGTCATTACACCCTCCGTCCCCGACTTCTGCAACTAGGCTGGTTCTCAagatatgcaaatgtattaacAATGTCTAGCACAGTGGTAACCTGATCAGCCATCAGGGCTATTTCTGCTGAGACAGGAATGAATGACAATTGAGAGGGCAATGACAAATGTGTCAGAACagatgagggaaaaaaaaccttcaaataCGACACTTAAGACATCAGAAAGCAAGAGAGGAGGGATATATGATAATGTGCGTGGTATAAACAGCAGTAAACTGGTATCAGTATAGAGCTTGCAATAGAACTAGTACTTGTAAATAAGTATATAGTACTAGCATGTTAACTAGTATTGTCATAGTACTTATAACAGTACAGTTTAACACCATTGGGTGTAGTAACAGCATCAACACAGCAGTATGGTACTAGTATTAGTACAGCAGTAGTGTAAGTGTAGTGGTATGGCACTACTAGCTGTAAAGTACTAGTATGAGTACAGTACTGATGCAAATGTAGTGGTTTAGCATTGGTATAATGGTTCTAGTATCAGCATAGTATAAGTATCAGTATAGTAGTAATGCAATTAGTACAGCACAATCAGTAAATGTATATATAGTGCTTGTAATTGTACTAACATCAGTAACTAACATCAGTAAATTGATATAGCACCAATAATTGTGCAACAACAACATTAACATGTTACTAAAGTACTAACAGTTGTACAAAACCAGTATATAGTGGTAAACTAGTATAGTATAGTGTTATAGCACTACTATAAGTAAAGCAGTACATAGTACTAACATGTAAAGTAGTATTGGTATAGTACTTGTTACAGTATAGATTAACATGGTGTAGTATTAGTATGAACACAGTGGTATGGCACTAGTATTCGTTAAGTACTAGTATGCGTACAGTATTAGTTTATGTATAATTTTACGGCACAAGTAATGGTACTAGTAATAGTATAATACAAGTTATCAGTATAATGGTACTGCACCTGTATAATACAATCAATATATCGATTCAATATAAAACTAGTAAAAGTACAACACTAGTATGAGTGGTGGTACTAGACTTGGTAAAGTACTAGCAATAGTAAACTGAATTTAATTGTTACAGCACTAATAATTGTACAGTACTAGTATGGTTCAATAGCTCCATCAATGACTTGAAAAGGCACTAGCAGTGGTACAAAACTAGTGTGAGTGATATAGAGCTAGAATCAGTATAACAGTACATGACATGTACAGAAACTTTAATAGTatcaataaactgtaataaaaaaaactccaaTAGGGGTTACAGTATTAGTATGTGTATAATAGTTTAGCGGAAGTCGCTATCATTACACTATCATTATAATGGATACTGATCTTAGCATGCATGGTGCAATGCTAGATCAGTAAACTGCATATAGTAGTAGTACAAGTACTGATACAGAACTAGTATCAGTACATTTAAACAGCACTAGaattaatacaatacaatacaatacaacacACACAATAGTATAATGGTTCTAGTATCGGTACTGCACTTTTATCAGTAACTTGATGTAGCACTAGTAGTGATATTGCTAGCAACAGTGGCACTAGTATTACTGCAGTATTACAATCAGTATAATAGTTCAAAACTAGTGGTAACGTTACTAGTATTTCTACAGCATTAGAATCAGTGTAATGATATATAATACTAGTGGTACTTGTATTTCTACAGTTTTAGAATCAGtatagtaaaaaaataatactagtAGTGTTTAATACTTAACTGTATATTGGTACAGCACTAGTAAGTTAGTAATTGTAGTGCCAGTATTAGCATAGTAGTTTAGCACTGGTATCGGTGTAGTACATGTGCTGGTTGAACGTACCTTCTTCATAATGCCAGTCTTTCTCTTGCTGAAGGTCGTGTATCTCCTCAGCTTGTTGTCAATAAACTCCATCTTAATTTTCACCCTTCCTCGTGTTTTCTTGCCGGGTTTTGCACCAGCCACCCCGCTGGAAACTCCTCCATATACAGCCGACAGTGCAGCATTAGATCCCGAGGAGCCCCCGACCTCCATCTCACTCCTCTCCCGCTTCACTCCTCTCCTGTCCAGGACGGAACTCTCTTCATCATCCCCGGAATCTGAGTCTCCATCAGAGCCGCTCAGCACAGCCTCAACCGACGGCCTGTCGTCGTATCTGCCACCATCGGGCAGGTTTATGGCAGAGTTTACCGCCCCCAAAGCCCCAGATGTGCTGCCCACCTGTAGATGGGTCAAGCCTGCGCCGTTACCTGAGCGTCCAGCCCCTCTGGCTGTCCCGTTTCCCCCCAACATCGCTGACACACTGACCTGCTAACAGCACTATGGCAATCTGCGGTAGGTGTAGCGATCCGAGCAGATCGCAGATCAAATCCAGCAGATCGCTTCACTTGATATCGAACTTACCATACATATGCTAGGCTAAGAAACATTAGCTCAACTCAACATACAACTCGGACTAAACGCGCGCTATCTgaagtttaatttttgtatGAAAGTCACTGGcttgtaaactacaaaaagaaACCTCTAAAACTAGCCCTTTACGACCATCGTACAA
The DNA window shown above is from Ctenopharyngodon idella isolate HZGC_01 chromosome 10, HZGC01, whole genome shotgun sequence and carries:
- the srfa gene encoding serum response factor a isoform X2; amino-acid sequence: MLGGNGTARGAGRSGNGAGLTHLQVGSTSGALGAVNSAINLPDGGRYDDRPSVEAVLSGSDGDSDSGDDEESSVLDRRGVKRERSEMEVGGSSGSNAALSAVYGGVSSGVAGAKPGKKTRGRVKIKMEFIDNKLRRYTTFSKRKTGIMKKAYELSTLTGTQVLLLVASETGHVYTFATRKLQPMITSETGKALIQTCLNSPDSPPRTDPSTDQRMSATGFEETDLTYQVSEADGLTEPKEMIKPTFTAATLPGGTSTNSTTTQSSASSSPSSSSVAMHTQSSAPSLSGTTCWPMNAQSVSSANGTVLKSSPAGVMQLPGGFTLMPGGAMPQQLQAIQVHPSPQSSDSSPEISQTSSSSAASHTATIVTSSVPSSVAGHMMYPGAHVMYATSTPGLGDGGLTVLNTFPQPHTAMHVSHTQAQDSGAVSQMFLTAPPGTVQIPVSAVPLHSMLINQQPTGSSSTTLTELRVVNLDNPKGD